The Bryobacteraceae bacterium genome includes a window with the following:
- a CDS encoding ammonia channel protein, with translation MRYGFSLFLLLAATAAGQDPSEAVKAAESAAAAAQLSADNAWMMASCALVLLMTGPGLALFYGGLVRRKNVLGTMMHSFVLMALASVLWALVGYSLAFGEGNAFIGSLQYAFLRGVGMEPNADYAATLPHLTFMAFQMMFAIITPALISGAYAERIKFSGMVLYTTLWLFVVYFPMAHMVWGKGGLFNAFSGGKIPCFDFAGGTVVHITSGVSALVAALYLKPRAGYLQEPMRPHSLVLSFAGACLLWFGWFGFNAGSALGAGPLAASAFVATHLGAAGGVAGWLAAEWMRTGKPSVLGGISGCVAGLVAITPASGFVLPMPALLIGVLAGIFCYAMVAVVKMRLGYDDSLDAFGVHGAGGTLGALLTGVFATNAVNDALKDAAGNPAPLGLVDGNAMQVLNQALGTLVAVVLAAVGSYICLKIADVICGLRAAPEHETDGLDLSMHGEEGYSFEA, from the coding sequence ATGAGGTACGGATTCAGTCTTTTCCTGCTTCTGGCCGCCACCGCGGCGGGCCAGGATCCGTCAGAAGCCGTGAAAGCGGCCGAATCGGCCGCGGCGGCGGCCCAGCTTTCCGCCGACAACGCCTGGATGATGGCCAGTTGCGCGCTGGTGCTGCTGATGACCGGACCGGGACTGGCGCTGTTCTACGGCGGGCTTGTGCGGCGCAAGAACGTGCTCGGAACAATGATGCACAGTTTTGTTCTGATGGCCCTGGCCAGCGTGCTTTGGGCTCTGGTGGGCTACAGCCTGGCCTTCGGCGAGGGCAATGCCTTCATCGGCAGCCTGCAGTATGCGTTTCTCCGCGGCGTGGGGATGGAGCCGAACGCCGATTACGCCGCCACGCTGCCCCACCTGACCTTCATGGCGTTCCAGATGATGTTCGCCATCATCACGCCCGCCCTGATCTCCGGCGCCTATGCGGAGAGGATCAAGTTCAGCGGCATGGTGTTGTACACGACGCTGTGGCTGTTCGTCGTGTATTTCCCGATGGCGCACATGGTGTGGGGCAAGGGAGGGCTGTTCAACGCCTTTTCCGGCGGGAAGATCCCATGCTTTGATTTTGCGGGCGGCACGGTCGTGCATATCACGTCGGGCGTGTCCGCGCTGGTGGCCGCGCTGTACCTGAAGCCGCGCGCTGGCTACCTGCAGGAGCCGATGCGGCCGCACTCGCTGGTGCTGAGCTTCGCAGGCGCGTGTCTGCTGTGGTTCGGCTGGTTCGGCTTCAACGCCGGCTCCGCGCTGGGCGCCGGTCCGCTGGCCGCGTCGGCGTTCGTCGCCACGCATCTGGGCGCCGCGGGCGGCGTGGCGGGCTGGCTGGCGGCGGAGTGGATGCGCACCGGCAAGCCCTCCGTGCTCGGCGGGATCTCCGGCTGCGTGGCCGGCCTCGTGGCCATCACCCCGGCTTCAGGGTTCGTCCTCCCGATGCCTGCGCTTCTGATCGGCGTGCTGGCGGGGATCTTCTGCTATGCCATGGTGGCCGTCGTCAAGATGCGGCTCGGGTACGATGATTCCCTCGACGCCTTCGGCGTGCATGGCGCGGGCGGCACCCTGGGCGCGCTGCTGACGGGCGTGTTCGCCACCAATGCGGTGAACGACGCGCTGAAAGATGCCGCCGGCAATCCGGCGCCGCTGGGGCTGGTGGACGGCAACGCCATGCAGGTCCTGAACCAGGCGCTTGGAACGCTCGTGGCTGTCGTCCTGGCGGCGGTGGGCAGCTACATCTGCCTCAAGATCGCGGACGTGATCTGCGGTCTGCGCGCCGCGCCGGAGCACGAGACCGACGGGCTCGACCTCTCGATGCACGGCGAGGAAGGCTACAGTTTCGAGGCGTAG
- the glnB gene encoding nitrogen regulatory protein P-II, producing the protein MKKIEAIIQPFKLEDVKEALKKIGVDGMTITEVRGHGRQKGHKEIYRGHEYQVDLLPKAKIEIFCRAERVEEIISTISAAARTGKIGDGKIFVLPVEEAVRIRNDDRGVDAL; encoded by the coding sequence GTGAAGAAGATCGAAGCCATCATCCAGCCCTTCAAACTCGAGGACGTGAAGGAGGCCCTGAAAAAAATCGGCGTCGACGGCATGACCATCACCGAAGTGCGCGGCCACGGCCGCCAGAAGGGCCACAAGGAGATCTACCGCGGCCACGAATACCAGGTGGACCTGCTGCCGAAAGCCAAGATCGAGATCTTCTGCCGCGCCGAGCGCGTGGAAGAAATCATCTCGACCATCTCCGCCGCCGCCCGCACGGGCAAGATCGGCGACGGAAAGATCTTCGTGCTGCCTGTCGAGGAGGCCGTGCGCATCCGCAATGACGACCGCGGCGTGGATGCCCTCTGA
- a CDS encoding sodium:proton antiporter: protein MNLFEQPFLAFLSGAGTADHLPLQLLIVFGFAKLLAEAAQRLRMPGVVGGLLAGIVIGPSGFGWIHYDSLLHAMAEMGVMFLLFQVGLEVQASQLVRVGKVALLSAMLGVAVPFIMGWAIMTAAGHPQIESIFMGAAMVATSVGITAQVLAAKGVLSHRTAQVILAAAVIDDVLGLLVLAIVSSMARAGGLDWAGLATSTIVSIVFVAAVVKFGSRTAGFVVPKLTRSLRVEEAEYAVAVTFLFLMALLATYSGVAAIIGAFLAGMALAETASHHLHTLVRGAGELMVPFFLASIGLQLEMSVFRSSSTVLLAVVILLAAVISKWIGCGLGAASLGWKDASRVGAGMVPRGEVGMVVAQVGLKAGAITQPVYGVAVFMAVMTTILAPPVLNLLYRDVPAEPRSSAPGVELG from the coding sequence ATGAACCTGTTCGAACAACCCTTCCTGGCGTTTCTTTCCGGCGCCGGGACAGCCGACCACCTGCCTCTGCAACTCCTGATCGTGTTCGGCTTCGCCAAGCTGCTGGCGGAAGCGGCGCAGCGGCTCCGCATGCCCGGCGTCGTCGGCGGGCTGCTGGCGGGCATCGTCATCGGCCCTTCCGGCTTCGGCTGGATTCACTATGATTCGCTGCTGCACGCCATGGCGGAGATGGGCGTGATGTTCCTGCTGTTCCAGGTCGGACTGGAAGTGCAGGCCTCGCAACTGGTCCGCGTGGGCAAAGTGGCGCTGCTGTCGGCCATGCTGGGCGTCGCTGTTCCGTTCATCATGGGCTGGGCCATCATGACCGCCGCCGGGCACCCGCAGATCGAGTCGATCTTCATGGGCGCCGCCATGGTGGCCACCAGCGTGGGCATCACCGCGCAGGTGCTGGCGGCGAAGGGCGTGCTGAGCCACCGCACGGCTCAGGTGATCCTGGCCGCTGCGGTGATCGATGACGTGCTGGGGCTGCTCGTGCTCGCCATCGTCTCCTCGATGGCGCGGGCGGGCGGGCTGGACTGGGCGGGGCTGGCCACGTCCACGATCGTCTCGATCGTCTTTGTTGCGGCTGTCGTCAAATTCGGTTCGCGCACCGCCGGGTTCGTCGTGCCGAAGCTGACGCGCAGCCTCAGGGTGGAGGAAGCCGAGTACGCCGTGGCGGTCACGTTCCTTTTCCTGATGGCGCTCCTGGCCACGTACTCCGGAGTCGCGGCGATCATCGGCGCCTTCCTTGCCGGCATGGCTCTGGCGGAGACAGCCTCGCACCACCTGCATACGCTGGTGCGCGGCGCCGGCGAACTGATGGTGCCGTTCTTCCTGGCTTCGATCGGCCTGCAGCTCGAGATGAGCGTCTTCCGCAGCTCGTCCACCGTTCTTCTGGCGGTGGTGATCCTGCTGGCGGCCGTGATCTCGAAGTGGATCGGTTGCGGGCTGGGCGCGGCCAGCCTGGGCTGGAAGGACGCCTCGCGCGTGGGCGCCGGCATGGTGCCGCGCGGCGAGGTCGGCATGGTGGTGGCGCAGGTGGGACTGAAAGCGGGCGCCATTACGCAGCCTGTGTATGGCGTGGCCGTGTTCATGGCTGTGATGACCACAATTCTCGCCCCGCCCGTGCTGAACCTTCTGTACAGGGACGTGCCCGCCGAGCCCCGGTCTTCCGCTCCCGGCGTGGAGCTCGGCTGA